One segment of Streptomyces sp. NA02950 DNA contains the following:
- a CDS encoding DUF1540 domain-containing protein: MEMPVVTECTVEDCAYNRDRACHAMAITVGDVQHAHCDTFFTARAKGGDPSVIGRVGACKMSDCRHNVAFECHAPGITVGYQQTGADCLTYAPA, translated from the coding sequence ATGGAAATGCCCGTCGTGACCGAGTGCACAGTCGAAGACTGCGCCTACAACCGGGACCGCGCCTGCCACGCTATGGCCATCACCGTGGGGGACGTTCAGCACGCACACTGCGACACCTTCTTCACCGCCCGGGCCAAGGGCGGCGACCCGTCCGTCATCGGCCGGGTCGGCGCCTGCAAGATGTCCGACTGCCGGCACAACGTCGCCTTCGAATGCCATGCCCCCGGTATCACCGTGGGCTACCAGCAGACCGGGGCCGACTGCCTGACCTACGCACCCGCCTGA
- a CDS encoding HAMP domain-containing histidine kinase, whose translation MPQADRERAFDRRFWRASDAHHNGTGLGLPIVRHLVHACGGDHPHAAPGSGLDAHVRPSPAGRERGSGGVTGCAAHRLGHPAPIPGSGPRTPV comes from the coding sequence ATGCCGCAGGCCGACCGGGAACGCGCCTTCGACCGCCGCTTCTGGCGCGCCTCCGATGCCCACCACAACGGCACCGGCCTCGGCCTGCCGATCGTCCGCCACCTGGTCCACGCCTGCGGCGGAGATCACCCTCACGCCGCACCGGGCAGCGGCCTGGACGCCCATGTCCGGCCGAGTCCCGCTGGGCGGGAACGCGGCTCCGGCGGCGTCACCGGATGTGCTGCTCACCGCCTCGGCCACCCCGCACCGATACCCGGAAGCGGTCCCCGGACGCCGGTCTGA
- a CDS encoding CaiB/BaiF CoA-transferase family protein — protein MDIAARNAAGPLDGVRVIDLSTVVMGPYAAQILGDLGADVIKIESQADSVRVGPYRHTPGMTPLTLSVNRNKRSVALNLKREDDRERALELIETADVLITNVRPGALARLGLDYERVAARNPRIVYAHGQGFRSDSDRAGNAAYDETVQAASGLVDITNRALGTPAYIPTILADKVAALTIVYSALAALVHREHAGTGQYIEIPMADTLLAFNLVEHLSGHAFEPPAGPTGFPLSLTEGHRAVSTKDGLACVMPYTSRNFRDFFAAAGRPDLVEDPRVTGDAIRDVDVPSLVALIEECAPALTTEEWEGVCAEHSIPMAPVLELDRAGEDPYVREGHLLEVVDHPSEGATRSIGIPVRFSVTPGSVRRLAPLPGEHTDEVFQELAESH, from the coding sequence ATGGACATCGCGGCGCGGAACGCGGCCGGACCCCTGGACGGGGTGCGCGTGATCGATCTGTCGACAGTGGTGATGGGCCCGTACGCGGCACAGATCCTGGGGGACCTCGGCGCGGATGTGATCAAGATCGAGTCACAGGCCGACAGCGTACGGGTGGGCCCGTACCGCCACACCCCGGGGATGACGCCCCTCACCCTCAGTGTGAACCGCAACAAGCGCAGCGTGGCGCTGAACCTCAAGCGGGAGGACGATCGCGAGCGGGCGCTGGAGCTCATCGAGACGGCCGATGTTCTGATCACCAATGTGCGTCCAGGCGCGCTGGCTCGCCTCGGCCTTGACTACGAGCGGGTCGCCGCACGCAACCCGCGCATCGTCTACGCCCACGGGCAGGGTTTCCGCAGCGACTCCGACCGGGCGGGCAACGCCGCCTACGACGAGACCGTCCAGGCGGCCTCCGGCCTGGTGGACATCACGAACCGGGCGCTGGGAACCCCCGCCTATATCCCGACGATCCTCGCCGACAAGGTCGCAGCCCTCACCATCGTCTACTCGGCACTCGCCGCACTGGTGCACCGCGAACACGCGGGGACCGGACAGTACATCGAGATCCCGATGGCCGACACCCTCCTGGCCTTCAACCTCGTCGAGCACCTGTCCGGCCACGCCTTCGAGCCCCCCGCCGGACCGACCGGCTTCCCTCTCTCGCTGACCGAGGGGCACCGCGCGGTATCCACCAAGGACGGGCTCGCCTGCGTCATGCCGTACACCTCGCGGAACTTCCGGGACTTCTTCGCCGCGGCGGGACGCCCCGATCTCGTCGAGGACCCACGCGTGACCGGCGATGCCATCCGCGATGTCGACGTCCCTTCGCTGGTGGCGCTCATCGAGGAGTGCGCGCCGGCCCTGACCACCGAGGAGTGGGAGGGAGTCTGCGCCGAGCACAGCATCCCCATGGCGCCGGTGCTGGAGTTGGACCGGGCGGGCGAGGACCCGTACGTGAGGGAGGGACATCTGCTCGAGGTGGTGGACCACCCGAGCGAGGGCGCCACCCGCTCGATCGGCATCCCCGTGCGCTTCTCCGTGACCCCCGGCTCGGTCCGGCGGCTCGCCCCGCTGCCGGGCGAGCACACCGACGAGGTCTTCCAGGAACTCGCCGAGAGCCACTGA
- a CDS encoding CBS domain-containing protein gives MKHSKIGNLMVADVVSVIPQTPFKEVAKLLAVHRISGLPVVDTDDKVLGVISESDLILRQAGVPPESEPARRRSLAWRSPPAGDDAERSAGTMAQAMSAQELMSEPAITVHANDTFAVAARIMAEHRVERLPVVDGEGRLVGIVTRRDLLQVFLRADSDIRREIVDEILDQTLWLSPGAVQVHVIDGVVTLEGQLERFSDIQVAVRLAQQVDGVISVRDKLTYRYDDSGSRPARQASPPAPDDAGRSGMLGEGSL, from the coding sequence ATGAAGCACAGCAAGATTGGCAACCTGATGGTGGCCGACGTCGTCTCGGTGATTCCGCAGACCCCGTTCAAGGAGGTCGCCAAGCTGCTCGCGGTGCACCGGATCAGCGGTCTGCCAGTGGTCGATACCGACGACAAGGTGCTCGGCGTGATCTCCGAGAGCGACCTCATACTCCGGCAAGCGGGCGTTCCACCTGAGTCGGAACCCGCCCGCAGAAGATCGCTTGCGTGGCGGTCACCGCCTGCGGGTGACGACGCCGAAAGGAGCGCCGGCACCATGGCGCAGGCGATGAGCGCACAAGAGTTGATGTCGGAACCCGCGATCACCGTCCACGCCAACGACACCTTCGCCGTGGCGGCCCGCATCATGGCGGAGCATCGTGTCGAGCGGCTGCCCGTGGTGGACGGGGAGGGCCGACTGGTGGGCATCGTGACCCGCCGCGACCTGCTTCAGGTTTTCCTACGGGCGGACTCCGACATCCGCCGGGAGATCGTGGACGAGATCCTGGACCAAACGCTGTGGCTGTCCCCGGGCGCGGTTCAGGTACATGTGATCGACGGTGTGGTCACCCTCGAAGGGCAGCTGGAACGGTTCAGCGACATCCAGGTCGCGGTCCGGCTGGCGCAGCAGGTGGACGGCGTGATCTCGGTCAGGGACAAGCTGACCTACCGCTATGACGACTCCGGCTCGCGGCCCGCTCGGCAGGCGTCACCCCCTGCCCCCGACGACGCCGGGCGCAGCGGGATGCTAGGGGAGGGATCCCTGTGA
- a CDS encoding SDR family NAD(P)-dependent oxidoreductase, with product MLITGGGTGIGRATAQQFAAAGAEVLIIGRTDRRPHRPPSRRLRRHHCHRSGFIQADGHRRRPAQQGHHRHPHGPPSR from the coding sequence GTGCTCATCACCGGGGGAGGCACCGGGATCGGCCGTGCGACGGCCCAGCAGTTCGCTGCCGCGGGCGCCGAGGTGCTTATCATCGGCCGGACTGATCGTCGGCCGCACCGGCCGCCTTCTCGTCGACTCCGCAGGCACCACTGCCATCGGAGCGGATTCATCCAGGCAGACGGACATCGCCGACGCCCTGCGCAACAAGGCCACCACCGCCACCCACACGGACCCCCAAGCCGGTGA
- a CDS encoding crotonase/enoyl-CoA hydratase family protein, giving the protein MNTTPEVRTERIGSTLLITIDRPKARNAVNAAVAGGLAGAIDTLEGDKDLRTGVLTGAQGTFSAGMDLKAALAGESPEIPGRGFGGLTQAATTKPLIAAVEGWALGGGFELALSCDLIVTAADATFGLPEVTRGLVAAGGGAIRLPKRIPYHLAMELLLTGAPITGERAGQLGVANRVVAPGEAVKTALRLAERLAANAPLALAAVKRIARAADGVPEPDAFRAQEWEMAALKSTADVREGMTAFAERRAPRWQGE; this is encoded by the coding sequence ATGAACACCACCCCTGAGGTGCGGACCGAGAGAATCGGTTCCACTCTGCTCATCACCATCGACCGGCCGAAGGCACGCAACGCGGTCAACGCGGCCGTCGCCGGCGGACTCGCCGGCGCCATCGACACCTTGGAAGGTGACAAGGATCTGCGCACCGGCGTACTGACCGGCGCGCAGGGCACCTTCAGCGCCGGAATGGACCTCAAGGCCGCGCTGGCCGGGGAGTCGCCGGAGATCCCGGGACGGGGATTCGGCGGGCTGACCCAGGCCGCGACCACCAAGCCGCTGATCGCCGCGGTGGAAGGCTGGGCACTGGGCGGCGGTTTCGAACTGGCGCTCAGCTGCGACCTCATTGTGACGGCCGCCGACGCCACCTTCGGCCTGCCTGAGGTCACCCGCGGCCTGGTCGCGGCCGGCGGCGGTGCGATCCGCCTGCCCAAGCGGATCCCGTACCACCTCGCGATGGAACTCCTGCTGACCGGTGCGCCGATCACCGGCGAGCGAGCCGGCCAACTCGGCGTCGCCAACCGTGTGGTGGCCCCGGGCGAAGCCGTCAAGACGGCCCTGCGGCTCGCCGAACGGCTCGCCGCGAACGCCCCTCTCGCTCTCGCCGCCGTCAAGCGGATCGCACGCGCTGCCGACGGCGTTCCCGAGCCGGACGCCTTCCGCGCCCAGGAATGGGAGATGGCCGCCCTGAAGTCGACCGCCGATGTCCGCGAAGGCATGACGGCCTTCGCCGAGCGCCGCGCCCCGCGCTGGCAGGGCGAGTAG
- a CDS encoding transposase, translating into MTKLLNATSAVRDTAWRGRGTACSSDSKKFGSWCSNFMTEYHARLLNFGLLPRMKNIGSMRLHRPGDALPAAGRHSAASPVRSGES; encoded by the coding sequence GTGACGAAGCTGCTCAACGCCACCTCCGCGGTCCGCGACACCGCATGGCGGGGTCGAGGCACGGCGTGTTCGTCGGACTCGAAGAAGTTCGGGTCCTGGTGCAGCAACTTCATGACCGAGTACCACGCCCGCTTGCTCAACTTCGGCCTGCTACCCCGGATGAAGAACATCGGCAGCATGCGCCTCCACCGGCCCGGCGACGCCTTGCCCGCGGCCGGCCGGCACTCGGCGGCCTCACCCGTTCGATCCGGTGAGAGCTGA
- a CDS encoding LysR family transcriptional regulator — protein MDILHLRYFVAVAEELNFSRAARRLHMATSPLSQRIKDLERELGQVLFERTTHRVELTSAGTALLPMAREVLDSVNSIPWRLSEAVRLRRGTALIGMPAGVHPDLRERVRLLEEACSETFELRRWPGTSADLVTGVRDGRLALALARLPVADPALEIIEVMRERLGAAVPADRFAGRSAITLDELKDLPYAATPHDALPAYFQEIDARLNHAGIKKRIRINTADYSGSAELISSGLAFSMTMLSAESPMNRYRLDNVLVLPVEDFQPSLVTGLLFRKDRAVEGADLADLARRARAVFGYPISV, from the coding sequence GTGGACATCCTGCACCTGCGGTACTTTGTGGCCGTCGCGGAAGAGCTCAACTTCTCGCGGGCGGCGCGCAGGCTGCACATGGCGACCTCCCCACTGAGCCAGCGGATCAAGGATCTTGAGCGTGAACTGGGCCAGGTACTGTTCGAGCGCACGACCCACCGGGTCGAGCTGACGTCCGCGGGTACGGCTCTCTTGCCGATGGCCCGCGAGGTGCTCGACAGCGTCAACTCGATTCCCTGGCGGCTGAGCGAGGCCGTCCGGCTACGGCGCGGCACGGCGCTGATCGGGATGCCCGCCGGAGTGCACCCGGATCTGCGTGAGCGGGTCCGGCTGCTCGAAGAGGCCTGCAGCGAGACCTTCGAGCTGCGACGCTGGCCCGGCACATCCGCGGATCTGGTCACCGGCGTGCGCGACGGCAGGCTCGCGCTCGCGCTGGCGCGGCTGCCGGTCGCCGACCCGGCGCTGGAGATCATCGAGGTGATGAGGGAGCGGCTCGGTGCCGCTGTCCCCGCCGACCGGTTCGCCGGCCGGTCGGCGATCACTCTGGACGAGCTGAAGGATCTGCCCTACGCGGCTACGCCCCATGACGCGCTGCCCGCCTATTTCCAGGAAATCGACGCCCGGCTCAATCACGCCGGAATCAAGAAGAGAATACGCATCAATACCGCGGACTATTCCGGCTCCGCCGAATTGATTTCCAGCGGCCTCGCATTCTCGATGACGATGCTCTCCGCCGAGAGTCCGATGAACCGGTACCGCCTGGACAACGTGCTCGTCCTGCCCGTCGAGGACTTTCAACCTTCTCTGGTGACCGGCCTGTTGTTCCGTAAGGACAGGGCGGTGGAGGGGGCCGACCTGGCGGATCTCGCCAGGCGCGCCCGGGCTGTCTTCGGTTACCCGATTTCCGTTTAA
- a CDS encoding 3-hydroxyacyl-CoA dehydrogenase NAD-binding domain-containing protein has translation MSKPFTTAAVIGAGTIGLSWTALFAGHGMRVRVTDPRPDLAEAVEAALTACAPQLAEQGLDIRDIANRVQLASDVTEAVRDADVVQENGPENIGFKQELFATLVREAPAHALLLSSSSAIPATAFSGELDDASRVLIGHPFNPPHLVPLVEVVPGEHTSEESVARAVEFYRSVGRTPVVERKEIPGFVGNRLQNALSREAIYLVEQGVVGPAELDTVVTNSLGLRWSTVGPFLGAHLGGGPGGYRHMDEHIGVSMKRMWDALGQPDQGPEETERLITAVEKAYGHRSYSELTQERDHKQTAVLAALHATGNTTEENQR, from the coding sequence ATGAGCAAGCCATTCACCACCGCCGCCGTGATCGGTGCCGGGACCATCGGGCTGTCCTGGACCGCGCTGTTCGCAGGCCATGGCATGCGGGTGCGGGTCACCGACCCGCGTCCGGACCTCGCCGAGGCGGTTGAGGCGGCACTGACCGCCTGCGCCCCCCAACTGGCCGAACAGGGCCTGGACATACGCGACATCGCCAACCGGGTCCAGCTGGCCTCCGATGTCACCGAGGCGGTGCGGGACGCCGATGTCGTCCAGGAGAACGGACCGGAGAACATCGGCTTCAAGCAGGAGCTGTTCGCCACTCTGGTCCGCGAGGCCCCGGCGCACGCGCTGCTGCTGAGCTCGTCCTCGGCCATCCCCGCCACGGCCTTCTCCGGTGAGCTCGACGACGCGAGCCGCGTGCTCATCGGCCATCCCTTCAACCCGCCGCACCTGGTGCCGCTCGTGGAAGTGGTGCCCGGCGAGCACACCAGCGAGGAGTCCGTTGCGCGGGCGGTGGAGTTCTACCGCTCCGTGGGCCGTACCCCCGTGGTGGAACGCAAGGAGATCCCCGGCTTTGTCGGCAACCGCCTGCAGAACGCGCTGAGCCGTGAGGCCATCTATCTGGTCGAACAGGGCGTGGTCGGCCCCGCCGAACTGGACACTGTGGTGACGAACTCGCTCGGCCTGCGCTGGTCCACGGTGGGCCCGTTCCTCGGCGCACACCTGGGCGGAGGCCCCGGCGGCTACCGGCACATGGATGAGCACATCGGCGTGTCGATGAAGCGCATGTGGGATGCGCTCGGACAGCCCGACCAGGGTCCGGAAGAGACCGAACGGCTCATCACGGCCGTGGAGAAGGCATACGGCCACCGCTCCTACTCCGAACTCACCCAGGAGCGCGACCACAAGCAGACCGCCGTGCTGGCCGCACTGCACGCCACCGGCAACACCACTGAGGAGAACCAGCGATGA
- a CDS encoding acetoacetate decarboxylase translates to MKEADVVRHIATPLVNPAYAPVVPRFTNREYLNIVYRTDTDALRAVVPQPLEIGEPLVRFEVMRMGDVTGYGPYTECGQAIRVRYNGEWGEYLHAMYLDNFPATASGREAGAYPKTVGLPGLYVDHGALVGVLDYGTLQVATATMGYKHYEMDPEDAARQITVPTYLLKLVPGFDGTPQVAQLVRTEISDIEVKGAWTGPARLQLFEHVLAPLADLPVREVVSASHIVTDLTLAPATPVHDYLRQQKEDM, encoded by the coding sequence ATGAAGGAAGCAGACGTCGTCCGGCACATCGCGACCCCGCTGGTCAACCCGGCCTATGCACCGGTCGTGCCACGCTTCACCAACCGCGAATACCTCAACATCGTGTACCGCACCGACACCGACGCACTGCGGGCGGTGGTGCCTCAGCCGCTGGAGATCGGCGAACCGCTGGTGCGCTTCGAGGTCATGCGGATGGGCGATGTGACCGGGTACGGGCCGTACACCGAGTGCGGGCAGGCGATCCGGGTCCGCTACAACGGCGAGTGGGGCGAGTATCTCCACGCGATGTACCTGGACAACTTCCCGGCCACCGCCTCCGGCCGCGAAGCGGGCGCGTATCCGAAGACCGTCGGACTGCCCGGCCTCTATGTGGACCACGGCGCTCTCGTCGGTGTCCTGGATTACGGCACCCTGCAGGTGGCGACCGCGACGATGGGCTACAAGCACTACGAAATGGATCCCGAGGACGCCGCGCGACAGATCACCGTGCCGACGTATCTCCTCAAGCTGGTCCCGGGGTTCGACGGTACCCCGCAGGTGGCACAGCTGGTCCGCACCGAGATCAGTGACATCGAGGTGAAGGGCGCCTGGACCGGCCCCGCGCGGCTGCAGCTGTTCGAGCATGTGCTCGCCCCGTTGGCCGATCTGCCCGTACGCGAAGTCGTCTCGGCGAGCCACATCGTCACCGACCTGACCCTGGCCCCGGCCACCCCGGTCCACGACTACCTGCGACAGCAGAAGGAAGACATGTGA
- a CDS encoding universal stress protein, translating into MTGPILVGVDGSGRSLRALVWAAQEAALRRCPLRIIHVVPPAREYATTAEGRAWEESQRDQGIVAEATAIALDAHPDLDVTSAVPSGAPAPVLLAEAEHAHTVVLGAKGRDGFGSLLLGSVALQVVGHAACPVVIVNHITTGHRRIVVGVDGSEHSDAALAYAFQQASLRSAQLRALHAWSPPVPHAVVSAAQDAMAKEHQEALEEWLAPLREEYPDVEVVEQLSDESPVFALARASDRADLLVVGSRGRGGFRGLALGSVSQHLLQFSLCPLAVVRPRRQTALSDSRIAGLP; encoded by the coding sequence ATGACTGGTCCGATTTTGGTCGGGGTCGACGGTTCCGGGCGAAGTCTGCGCGCTCTTGTGTGGGCCGCCCAGGAGGCGGCGCTGCGCCGGTGCCCGCTGCGCATCATTCACGTCGTGCCCCCCGCACGTGAATACGCGACAACCGCGGAGGGTCGCGCTTGGGAAGAAAGCCAACGTGACCAGGGGATCGTGGCCGAGGCCACCGCGATCGCCCTGGACGCCCACCCGGACCTGGACGTGACATCCGCCGTGCCTTCCGGTGCCCCGGCACCTGTGCTCCTGGCCGAGGCCGAGCATGCCCACACGGTGGTGCTCGGCGCCAAGGGCCGGGACGGCTTCGGGAGCCTACTGCTTGGTTCGGTGGCCTTGCAGGTCGTTGGCCACGCAGCCTGCCCCGTGGTCATCGTCAACCACATCACCACCGGCCATCGTCGCATTGTCGTCGGCGTCGACGGGTCGGAGCACTCCGACGCCGCTCTGGCCTACGCCTTCCAACAGGCGTCCCTGCGCTCCGCCCAACTGCGGGCCCTGCACGCCTGGAGTCCCCCGGTACCTCATGCGGTGGTCAGCGCTGCCCAGGACGCCATGGCCAAGGAGCACCAGGAGGCCCTGGAGGAGTGGCTGGCCCCGCTGCGCGAGGAGTATCCCGACGTGGAGGTGGTGGAGCAACTCTCTGATGAATCACCGGTTTTCGCGCTCGCCCGTGCCTCCGACCGGGCCGATCTCCTGGTCGTCGGATCCCGTGGACGCGGTGGCTTCCGCGGCCTGGCTCTCGGTTCCGTCAGCCAGCACCTCCTGCAGTTCTCCCTGTGCCCTTTGGCAGTCGTTCGCCCACGCCGCCAGACCGCCCTGTCTGACAGCCGCATAGCCGGCCTCCCCTGA
- a CDS encoding MBL fold metallo-hydrolase, producing MNRWLRLTLLGVGPMNSPRFAPAGLLLRYAGYRAAFDAGPGSEPPPGRLDAWLVTDEQWELRSRLRRLAATHGVQVRAGDLELGAVTVRCRPVAHTSHPAHGYRIEAQGLAVVWAPEFWEFPDWAAGAHLMFAEAAAWNRPIRCHGGVGGHASVRTVGEQAARHEVRRLVYAHIGRPTLRAIDAGAKPEVGVQRRGPRSRDRPCPGPLPFHQAHQRSCAVVVTVEAQAGA from the coding sequence GTGAACCGCTGGCTGCGGCTGACGCTGCTGGGTGTGGGACCGATGAACTCGCCCCGGTTCGCTCCCGCCGGTCTGCTGCTGCGGTACGCCGGGTACCGTGCGGCCTTCGACGCCGGGCCGGGGTCCGAGCCGCCGCCGGGTCGGCTCGACGCCTGGCTGGTCACCGACGAGCAGTGGGAGCTGCGGTCCCGGCTGCGGAGGCTTGCGGCTACGCACGGTGTCCAGGTGCGAGCAGGGGACCTGGAACTTGGTGCCGTGACGGTGCGGTGCCGTCCGGTGGCGCACACCTCGCATCCCGCCCATGGCTACCGCATCGAGGCACAGGGGCTCGCGGTGGTGTGGGCGCCCGAGTTCTGGGAGTTCCCCGACTGGGCTGCGGGGGCCCACCTGATGTTCGCCGAGGCCGCCGCGTGGAACCGGCCGATTCGGTGCCACGGTGGCGTGGGTGGCCACGCGAGCGTCCGCACGGTCGGCGAACAGGCCGCACGGCATGAGGTGCGGCGGCTGGTCTACGCGCACATCGGGCGGCCCACCCTGCGGGCGATCGACGCCGGCGCGAAGCCAGAGGTGGGGGTTCAGCGCCGAGGCCCGCGCAGCCGTGATCGTCCATGCCCTGGGCCATTGCCTTTCCACCAGGCTCACCAGCGATCCTGTGCGGTGGTGGTGACCGTGGAGGCTCAGGCGGGTGCGTAG
- a CDS encoding lysophospholipid acyltransferase family protein, protein MLSRLAGVVVPVFGHLKVTTETGAPPSAGSIIIANHTSLSDPAIVLAALRRLGTEPIVLAAAGLWRIPLLGRVLTREGNIPVHRHDPRAAQALEDAQAALAAGRSVLLYPEGGLPHRKGTCEAPPRALHPGLFHLARSTGAQVVPLGQAGARALASGSPVEQLVRLVTAPLCRPELHVHVGAPLFLGSEQGQALALARRALTRAWYVAARQLGEPVPVAS, encoded by the coding sequence GTGCTCAGTCGCCTCGCAGGCGTCGTGGTGCCCGTCTTCGGCCATCTGAAAGTCACCACGGAGACGGGTGCCCCACCGTCCGCAGGCAGTATCATCATCGCCAACCACACCTCCCTCAGCGATCCTGCGATCGTCCTCGCAGCGCTGCGCCGCCTCGGTACCGAACCCATCGTCCTGGCAGCCGCGGGGCTGTGGCGCATCCCCCTGCTCGGCCGTGTCCTCACCCGGGAAGGGAACATCCCGGTTCACCGTCACGACCCGCGAGCCGCGCAAGCCCTGGAGGATGCCCAGGCCGCACTGGCCGCGGGCCGGTCCGTCCTGCTCTACCCGGAAGGCGGGCTCCCGCACCGCAAGGGCACTTGTGAAGCCCCGCCCCGGGCCCTGCATCCGGGCCTCTTCCACCTCGCGCGGTCGACCGGCGCCCAGGTCGTGCCCCTCGGTCAGGCCGGAGCACGCGCGCTGGCGTCAGGCAGCCCCGTCGAACAACTGGTCAGGCTGGTCACCGCTCCACTGTGCCGCCCGGAACTGCACGTGCACGTCGGTGCGCCGCTGTTCCTCGGCAGCGAACAGGGCCAGGCCCTTGCCCTGGCCCGCAGGGCACTGACCCGGGCCTGGTACGTCGCTGCCCGACAGCTCGGCGAGCCGGTCCCCGTCGCATCCTGA
- a CDS encoding acyl-CoA dehydrogenase family protein, with product MTTTLPVEEKHFQAALTADFYGYENLLPEEERKLLLKARDVVRSEVKPLVNEYWAKGEFPRELVDIFRGLGLAGLPYEGYGDPLPAASNLLVGMVSMECTRTDASSATFFGVHSGLAMYSIYRGGDQRQRDRWLPAMAAMDTIGAFAMTEPLGGSDVAGGMRTTARWDGENWVLNGAKRWIGNATFADLVVVWARDEADDQVKGFVVEKGTPGFSPVKIENKIAFRIVENAEITLTDVRVPEANRLQEINYFRDVAEILRATRSGVAWQALGVMIGAYELALDYAKERRQFGRPIARFQMVQDLLVKSLGNITASWGMLVQLARLQDAGIFRDEHSALAKAFVTSRMREVVAWSREIFGGNGIVLDYDIARFFADAEAIYSFEGTREMNTLIVGKAITGKSAFV from the coding sequence ATGACCACCACCCTGCCGGTCGAGGAGAAGCACTTCCAAGCCGCGCTCACCGCCGACTTCTACGGCTACGAGAACCTGCTGCCCGAGGAGGAGCGCAAGCTGCTCCTCAAGGCCAGGGACGTGGTGCGCAGCGAGGTGAAGCCGCTGGTCAACGAGTATTGGGCCAAGGGGGAGTTCCCCCGCGAACTGGTGGACATCTTCCGCGGCCTGGGGCTCGCGGGGCTGCCCTACGAGGGCTACGGCGACCCGCTGCCCGCGGCGAGCAACCTACTGGTCGGCATGGTCTCCATGGAGTGCACCCGCACCGACGCCTCCTCCGCCACCTTCTTCGGCGTACACAGCGGGCTGGCCATGTACAGCATCTACCGGGGCGGCGACCAGCGGCAGCGGGACCGCTGGCTGCCCGCGATGGCCGCGATGGACACGATCGGCGCCTTCGCGATGACCGAACCCCTCGGCGGCTCCGACGTGGCTGGCGGTATGCGCACCACCGCACGCTGGGACGGCGAGAACTGGGTTCTCAACGGCGCCAAGAGGTGGATCGGCAATGCCACCTTCGCCGACCTGGTCGTGGTCTGGGCCCGTGACGAGGCCGACGACCAGGTCAAGGGCTTTGTGGTGGAGAAGGGCACCCCGGGCTTCTCCCCGGTCAAGATCGAAAACAAGATCGCGTTCCGGATCGTGGAGAACGCCGAGATCACCCTGACCGATGTCAGGGTGCCGGAGGCCAACCGGCTGCAGGAGATCAACTACTTCCGGGACGTCGCTGAGATCCTCCGCGCCACCCGCAGCGGCGTGGCGTGGCAGGCCCTGGGTGTGATGATCGGCGCCTATGAGCTGGCGCTGGACTACGCCAAGGAACGCAGGCAGTTCGGCCGGCCGATCGCCCGGTTCCAGATGGTCCAGGATCTGCTGGTCAAGAGCCTCGGCAACATCACAGCCTCCTGGGGCATGCTGGTGCAGCTGGCCCGTCTGCAGGACGCCGGGATCTTCCGCGACGAGCACTCCGCGCTGGCCAAGGCGTTCGTGACCTCGCGGATGCGTGAGGTCGTGGCATGGAGCCGGGAGATCTTCGGAGGCAACGGCATCGTGCTGGACTACGACATCGCACGGTTCTTCGCCGACGCCGAGGCGATCTACTCCTTCGAGGGAACCCGCGAGATGAACACGCTCATCGTGGGCAAGGCGATCACCGGCAAGAGCGCCTTCGTCTGA